The following proteins are encoded in a genomic region of Diabrotica virgifera virgifera chromosome 1, PGI_DIABVI_V3a:
- the LOC114335290 gene encoding drosomycin-like produces the protein MKGYFIFAVLLILTIGTELAFGDCLSGRYGGPCAVWDNETCRRVCKEEGRVSGHCSASLKCWCEGC, from the coding sequence ATGAAAGGTTACTTCATCTTCGCCGTTTTGTTGATCCTCACCATCGGTACCGAACTCGCTTTCGGTGACTGCCTTTCCGGAAGATATGGAGGCCCATGTGCAGTATGGGACAACGAAACCTGCCGCAGAGTGTGCAAAGAAGAAGGACGAGTAAGTGGCCATTGCAGCGCTAGTCTGAAGTGTTGGTGTGAGGGGTGTTAG
- the LOC114335299 gene encoding drosomycin-like, giving the protein MKGYFIFAVLLILTIGTELAFGDCLSGRYGGPCAVWDNETCRRVCKEEGRVSGHCSASLKCWCEGC; this is encoded by the coding sequence ATGAAAGGTTACTTCATCTTCGCCGTTTTGTTGATCCTCACCATCGGAACCGAACTTGCTTTCGGTGACTGCCTTTCCGGAAGATATGGAGGCCCATGCGCAGTATGGGACAACGAAACCTGCCGCAGAGTGTGCAAGGAAGAAGGACGAGTCAGTGGACATTGCAGCGCCAGTCTGAAGTGTTGGTGTGAAGGGTGTTAG